One Burkholderia vietnamiensis LMG 10929 genomic window carries:
- the mhpT gene encoding 3-(3-hydroxy-phenyl)propionate transporter MhpT — protein MDTSVAARPAVATTLGLCFAIALLEGLDLQSVGVAAPRMAHEFGLSVSQMGLAFSAGTFGLLPGAMLGGWLADRIGRKQVLIASVCLFGLLSIATAQVSGFAMLVAVRALTGLGLGGAMPNLIALSSESVEPRSRSSAVAVMYCGIPFGGVIASLIGVLLAGDAEWRHIFYVGGVGPLLLAPVLIALLPESRAFLDVSASGAARPTVGHTLFGGARTGTTLALWLSYFCTLIVLYFLLNWLPSLMAAKGLARSQAGIVQIFFNIGSGLGVLGIGMSMDRLRPSRVVGGMYAGIVLSLAALAIAPGLLWLSVAAFAAGMFVVGGQSVLYALAAIYYPTAMRGTGVGSAVAVGRLGSVVGPLAAAQLLAMGRSASVVIGASIPVTLVAAIAALVLIRRPAAQD, from the coding sequence ATGGACACTTCCGTTGCCGCAAGGCCGGCCGTCGCGACGACGCTCGGCCTGTGTTTCGCGATCGCGTTGCTCGAAGGGCTCGACCTGCAGTCGGTCGGCGTCGCCGCGCCGCGCATGGCCCACGAATTCGGGTTGTCGGTTTCGCAGATGGGGCTCGCGTTCAGCGCGGGCACGTTCGGCCTGCTGCCGGGCGCGATGCTCGGCGGCTGGCTCGCCGACCGCATCGGCCGCAAGCAGGTGCTGATCGCGTCCGTGTGCCTGTTCGGGCTGCTGTCGATCGCGACCGCGCAGGTGTCGGGCTTTGCGATGCTGGTCGCGGTGCGTGCGCTCACGGGCCTCGGCCTCGGCGGCGCGATGCCGAACCTGATCGCTTTGTCGTCCGAATCGGTCGAGCCGCGCTCGCGCAGCAGCGCGGTCGCCGTGATGTACTGCGGGATTCCGTTCGGCGGCGTGATCGCGTCGCTGATCGGCGTGCTGCTCGCCGGCGACGCCGAATGGCGGCACATCTTCTACGTCGGCGGCGTCGGGCCGCTGCTGCTCGCGCCGGTGCTGATCGCGCTGCTGCCGGAATCGCGCGCGTTCCTCGACGTCAGCGCCTCGGGCGCCGCGCGTCCGACGGTCGGGCACACGCTGTTCGGCGGCGCGCGCACCGGCACGACGCTCGCGCTGTGGCTCAGCTACTTCTGCACGCTGATCGTGCTGTATTTCCTGCTGAACTGGCTGCCGTCGCTGATGGCCGCGAAGGGCCTCGCGCGCAGTCAGGCCGGCATCGTGCAGATCTTCTTCAACATCGGCAGCGGCCTCGGCGTGCTCGGCATCGGCATGTCGATGGATCGGCTGCGCCCGTCGCGCGTGGTCGGCGGCATGTATGCGGGAATCGTGCTGTCGCTCGCGGCGCTGGCGATCGCGCCGGGGCTGCTGTGGCTGTCCGTGGCCGCGTTCGCGGCCGGGATGTTCGTCGTCGGCGGCCAGTCGGTGCTCTATGCGCTCGCCGCGATCTACTACCCGACCGCGATGCGCGGCACCGGCGTCGGTTCCGCGGTGGCCGTCGGCCGGCTCGGTTCGGTCGTCGGGCCGCTCGCCGCCGCCCAGCTGCTCGCGATGGGCCGCAGCGCGTCGGTCGTGATCGGCGCGAGCATCCCGGTCACGCTGGTGGCCGCCATCGCCGCGCTGGTGCTGATCCGGCGCCCGGCCGCGCAGGACTGA
- a CDS encoding MarR family winged helix-turn-helix transcriptional regulator, with the protein MSSTPVKPAGAKRTARATEARPRMRAQQRLTYLIGNLDRLLRRQMSDALAPLGVTLAQYTALSVLEVRGALSNAQLAVRSFITPQSANEVMVAMAARGFVTREADPSHGRVILLRLTDAGSAILRECEQVLRPLERRMLGDDVSSDDVAQVQRTLELFVRNLRD; encoded by the coding sequence ATGAGTTCGACACCCGTCAAACCGGCCGGCGCGAAGCGCACGGCCCGCGCCACCGAAGCCAGGCCGCGCATGCGTGCGCAGCAGCGGCTCACCTATCTGATCGGCAATCTCGACCGGCTGCTGCGCCGCCAGATGAGCGATGCACTCGCGCCGCTCGGCGTGACGCTCGCGCAGTACACGGCGTTGTCGGTGCTGGAGGTGCGCGGCGCGCTGTCCAATGCGCAGCTCGCGGTGCGCTCGTTCATCACGCCGCAATCCGCGAACGAGGTGATGGTCGCGATGGCCGCGCGCGGCTTCGTGACGCGCGAGGCCGATCCGAGCCATGGTCGCGTGATCCTGCTGCGCCTCACCGACGCCGGCTCGGCGATCCTGCGCGAATGCGAACAGGTGCTGCGGCCGCTCGAACGCCGGATGCTCGGCGACGACGTGAGCAGCGACGACGTCGCGCAGGTGCAGCGCACGCTCGAACTGTTCGTGCGTAATTTGCGCGACTGA
- a CDS encoding acyl-CoA dehydrogenase family protein codes for MSATYRAPLRDMLFVIGEWLDAPALWRRVPDWADLDVSVAEQVLDEAARFVAERIAPLDASGDVEGCRFDGADVTMPAGFRDAYRDYVAAGWPTLALDPACGGQGLPHLLDVALQEMLAGANHAWLMSPGLTHGAVACVSAHGCARVKRDILPKIASGAWLTTMCITEPQAGSDLGLLRTRAAPDPTGDGYRISGSKLFITGGDHDLTENIVHLVLARLPDAPAGTKGLSLFVVPKWLDAAGGRVRNGIWCDGIEHKMGLKASPTCTMRFDAALGWLVGDAHRGLAAMFVMMNAARLQVAMQGVGHAHSAWQAASAYAGERVQGRAAPIAQHPAIRRILLDARATVEGERAIGYWIAHWLDVAAHDPDASARDAATKLASLLTPVAKAFFTANGFATASNALQVFGGYGYVHEYGIEQTLRDCRVSMLYEGTNEIQAIDLLVRKVLGDRGDALGALLARIRAEAAACSDAPADPLTRAAGTRVAALCAEVERVSAALLDASDGDPELPYRVADDYLALLGWLLLAFAWARTLRIVGVGAADDPFRADKREVGGYFFDYPLAAFTHRLALVDAGLRAGLPRVAAMAG; via the coding sequence ATGAGCGCCACCTATCGCGCGCCGCTGCGCGACATGCTGTTCGTGATCGGCGAATGGCTCGATGCGCCGGCGCTGTGGCGCCGCGTGCCGGACTGGGCCGATCTCGACGTAAGCGTCGCCGAGCAGGTGCTCGACGAAGCCGCGCGTTTCGTCGCCGAGCGGATCGCGCCGCTCGATGCGAGCGGCGACGTCGAAGGCTGCCGTTTCGACGGCGCCGACGTGACGATGCCGGCCGGCTTTCGCGACGCGTATCGCGACTACGTCGCGGCCGGCTGGCCGACGCTCGCGCTCGATCCGGCGTGCGGCGGCCAGGGGCTGCCGCATCTGCTCGACGTCGCGCTGCAGGAAATGCTCGCGGGCGCGAACCACGCGTGGCTGATGTCGCCGGGGCTCACGCACGGCGCGGTGGCCTGCGTGAGCGCGCACGGCTGCGCGCGCGTGAAGCGCGACATCCTGCCGAAGATCGCCAGCGGCGCATGGCTGACGACGATGTGCATCACCGAGCCTCAGGCGGGCAGCGATCTCGGGCTGCTGCGCACGCGCGCGGCGCCGGACCCGACCGGCGACGGCTACCGCATCAGCGGCAGCAAGCTGTTCATCACCGGCGGCGACCACGATCTGACCGAGAACATCGTGCATCTGGTGCTCGCGCGGCTGCCCGATGCGCCGGCCGGCACGAAGGGGCTGTCGCTGTTCGTCGTGCCGAAGTGGCTCGACGCGGCGGGCGGGCGCGTGCGCAACGGCATCTGGTGCGACGGCATCGAGCACAAGATGGGGCTGAAGGCGAGCCCGACCTGCACGATGCGCTTCGACGCGGCGCTCGGCTGGCTCGTCGGCGACGCGCATCGCGGGCTGGCCGCGATGTTCGTGATGATGAACGCGGCGCGCCTGCAGGTCGCGATGCAGGGCGTCGGGCACGCGCACAGCGCGTGGCAGGCTGCGTCCGCGTATGCGGGCGAACGCGTGCAGGGCCGCGCGGCGCCGATCGCGCAACACCCGGCGATCCGCCGCATCCTGCTCGATGCGCGTGCGACGGTCGAAGGTGAGCGTGCGATCGGCTACTGGATCGCGCACTGGCTCGACGTCGCCGCGCACGACCCGGACGCGTCGGCGCGAGACGCGGCGACGAAGCTCGCGTCGTTGCTCACGCCGGTCGCGAAGGCGTTCTTCACGGCGAACGGCTTCGCGACCGCGTCGAATGCGCTGCAGGTGTTCGGCGGCTACGGCTACGTGCACGAATACGGGATCGAGCAGACGCTGCGCGATTGCCGCGTGTCGATGCTGTATGAGGGCACCAACGAGATTCAGGCGATCGATCTGCTGGTGCGCAAGGTGCTCGGCGATCGCGGCGACGCGCTCGGCGCGCTGCTGGCGCGAATTCGCGCGGAAGCGGCCGCATGCAGCGACGCGCCTGCGGACCCGCTCACGCGCGCCGCTGGAACGCGGGTGGCCGCGTTGTGCGCGGAGGTCGAGCGCGTGAGCGCGGCGCTGCTCGACGCGAGCGACGGCGATCCCGAGCTGCCGTACCGCGTCGCGGACGACTATCTCGCGCTGCTCGGCTGGCTGCTGCTCGCGTTCGCGTGGGCGCGCACGCTGCGCATCGTCGGTGTGGGGGCGGCGGACGATCCGTTTCGTGCGGACAAGCGCGAGGTCGGTGGGTACTTCTTCGACTATCCGCTCGCGGCATTCACGCACCGGCTCGCGTTGGTCGATGCCGGCTTGCGCGCGGGGCTGCCGCGTGTGGCGGCTATGGCGGGGTAG
- a CDS encoding feruloyl-CoA synthase — MDAERPQLRDAAVVQPVPAGYRPVAIGTAPPEIAQRDGCWTLRAASALGAYPRRLTDRLVSGAQAHPDRWLVARRGPDGAWIGISYAQMLERARAIGQALLDRGLSAERPIAILSGNDLEHLQLAFGAMWAGIPHAPLSPAYSLVSSDYGKLRHALALLTPGLVFASDGAAFRAALDAAVPSDVERVVVTAPDGMDGVTRFSALLDTRPAGVDAAHDAVTGDTIAKFLFTSGSTRLPKAVPTTHRMLCSNQQMLLETFPQFGLEPPVLVDWLPWNHTFGGSHNVGIALYNGGTLYIDDGKPVAGKFAETLRNLREIAPTVYFNVPKGWEELAAALETDAALRDTFFSRVRMYFFAGAGLSQAAWDRLERVTLAHCGERIRIMAGLGMTEAAPSCMFTTGPMSGAGYIGLPAPGCDAKLVPIDGKLEARFRGPNVMAGYWRASGDDAREVFDDEGYYRSGDAVRFVDPARPEIGLMFDGRIAEDFKLSSGTFVSVGPMRARIVSNGAPYVQDAVITGMNRDDVGVMIFPRIDDCRRLAGAAADADIRTVLQASAVRAFFADLLARLNRDATGSASFVTRLCVLDTPPSLDLGEITDKGSINQRAVLAHRAAVVDAMYGPDAADAGVIVASAPRRA; from the coding sequence GTGGATGCGGAACGACCCCAACTGCGCGACGCGGCCGTCGTGCAGCCCGTCCCCGCCGGCTATCGCCCCGTGGCGATCGGCACGGCGCCGCCGGAGATCGCGCAACGCGACGGCTGCTGGACCTTGCGCGCGGCGAGCGCGCTCGGCGCGTATCCGCGCCGGCTCACCGACCGGCTCGTCAGCGGCGCGCAGGCGCACCCGGACCGCTGGCTGGTCGCGCGGCGCGGCCCCGACGGCGCGTGGATCGGCATCAGCTATGCGCAGATGCTCGAGCGCGCCCGCGCGATCGGCCAGGCGCTGCTCGATCGCGGGCTGTCGGCCGAGCGGCCGATCGCGATCCTGTCCGGCAACGACCTCGAGCATCTGCAGCTCGCGTTCGGCGCGATGTGGGCCGGCATTCCGCATGCGCCGCTGTCGCCCGCGTATTCGCTCGTGTCGAGCGATTACGGCAAGCTGCGCCATGCGCTCGCGCTGCTGACGCCGGGGCTCGTGTTCGCGTCGGACGGCGCGGCCTTCCGCGCCGCGCTCGACGCCGCGGTGCCGAGCGACGTGGAGCGCGTGGTCGTGACGGCGCCCGACGGAATGGACGGCGTCACGCGGTTCTCGGCGCTGCTCGACACGCGGCCGGCGGGCGTCGATGCCGCGCACGACGCGGTCACCGGCGACACGATCGCGAAATTCCTCTTCACGTCGGGATCGACGCGGCTGCCGAAGGCGGTGCCCACCACGCACCGGATGCTGTGCAGCAACCAGCAGATGCTGCTCGAAACCTTCCCGCAATTCGGGCTGGAGCCGCCGGTGCTGGTCGACTGGCTGCCGTGGAATCACACGTTCGGCGGCAGCCACAACGTCGGCATCGCGCTGTACAACGGCGGCACGCTGTACATCGACGACGGCAAGCCGGTCGCCGGCAAGTTCGCCGAGACGCTGCGCAACCTGCGCGAGATCGCGCCGACCGTGTACTTCAACGTGCCGAAAGGCTGGGAGGAGCTCGCGGCCGCGCTCGAGACCGACGCCGCGCTGCGCGACACGTTCTTCTCGCGCGTCCGGATGTACTTCTTCGCGGGCGCGGGGCTGTCGCAGGCGGCGTGGGACCGGCTCGAGCGCGTGACGCTCGCGCACTGCGGCGAGCGTATCCGCATCATGGCGGGCCTCGGGATGACCGAAGCCGCACCGTCGTGCATGTTCACGACCGGGCCGATGTCGGGCGCCGGCTACATCGGCCTGCCCGCACCCGGCTGCGACGCGAAGCTGGTGCCGATCGACGGCAAGCTCGAAGCGCGCTTTCGCGGGCCGAACGTGATGGCCGGCTACTGGCGCGCGAGCGGCGACGACGCGCGCGAAGTGTTCGACGACGAAGGCTATTACCGCAGCGGCGACGCGGTGCGCTTCGTCGATCCCGCGCGCCCGGAGATCGGCCTGATGTTCGACGGGCGCATCGCGGAGGACTTCAAGCTGTCGTCGGGCACGTTCGTGAGCGTCGGGCCGATGCGCGCGCGCATCGTGTCGAACGGCGCGCCGTACGTGCAGGACGCGGTGATCACCGGAATGAACCGCGACGACGTCGGCGTGATGATCTTCCCGCGCATCGACGATTGCCGTCGCCTGGCCGGCGCGGCGGCGGACGCGGACATTCGCACCGTGCTGCAGGCGAGCGCGGTGCGCGCGTTCTTCGCGGACTTGCTCGCGCGGCTGAACCGCGATGCGACCGGCAGCGCGAGCTTCGTCACGCGGCTGTGCGTGCTCGACACGCCGCCGTCGCTCGATCTCGGCGAGATCACCGACAAGGGCTCGATCAACCAGCGCGCGGTGCTCGCGCATCGCGCGGCGGTGGTCGACGCGATGTACGGGCCGGATGCGGCCGACGCGGGCGTGATCGTCGCCAGCGCGCCGCGCCGCGCATGA
- a CDS encoding aldehyde dehydrogenase, with protein MHEVSLLIDGVSRGASDGGTFDRIDPATGQVASRAAAATLADADAAVAAAARAFPAWAALAPTERRRRLLAAADRMDARAGEFIETGRAETGAMANWYGFNVMLAANMLREAAAMTTQIDGAVIPSDVPGSIAMAVRQPCGVVLGIAPWNAPVILATRALAMPLACGNTVVLKASEGCPGVHRLIGSVLHDAGLGDGVVNVITHAPQDAPAIVERLIANPAVRRVNFTGSTRVGRIVATLAAQHLKPALLELGGKAPVLVLDDADLDAAVDAVAFGAFFNQGQICMSTERVIVDRKVADAFVARLVAKARTLKAGNPAAPGVVLGTLESAAAAQRIAAMVADAHAHGAALPLGCEVDGAVMQPTIVDGVTREMQLYADESFGPVVTVQRVDGDEAALAAANDSEYGLSAAVFSRDIARAMQLAKRIESGICHINGPTVHDEAQMPFGGVKASGYGRFGSKASIAEFTDLRWITVQTTPRHYPI; from the coding sequence ATGCACGAAGTGAGTTTGTTGATCGACGGCGTGTCGCGCGGCGCGTCGGACGGCGGGACGTTCGACCGGATCGACCCGGCGACCGGGCAGGTCGCGTCGCGCGCGGCCGCGGCGACGCTCGCCGATGCGGATGCCGCGGTCGCGGCCGCCGCGCGCGCGTTCCCCGCGTGGGCGGCGCTGGCGCCGACCGAGCGCCGCCGCCGGCTGCTGGCGGCGGCCGACCGGATGGACGCACGCGCCGGCGAATTCATCGAGACCGGCCGCGCGGAAACCGGCGCGATGGCGAACTGGTACGGCTTCAACGTGATGCTCGCCGCCAACATGCTGCGCGAGGCCGCCGCGATGACGACGCAGATCGACGGCGCGGTGATTCCGTCCGACGTGCCGGGCAGCATCGCGATGGCCGTGCGCCAGCCGTGCGGCGTGGTGCTCGGGATCGCGCCGTGGAATGCGCCGGTGATCCTCGCGACGCGTGCTCTCGCGATGCCGCTCGCGTGCGGCAATACGGTCGTGCTGAAGGCCTCCGAAGGATGTCCGGGCGTGCACCGGCTGATCGGCAGCGTGCTGCACGACGCGGGGCTCGGCGACGGCGTCGTCAACGTGATCACGCACGCGCCGCAGGATGCGCCGGCGATCGTCGAGCGGCTGATCGCGAACCCGGCCGTGCGGCGCGTGAACTTCACTGGCTCGACGCGCGTGGGCCGGATCGTCGCGACGCTCGCCGCGCAGCACCTGAAGCCGGCGCTGCTCGAACTCGGCGGCAAGGCGCCCGTGCTCGTGCTCGACGACGCCGATCTCGACGCGGCGGTCGATGCGGTCGCGTTCGGCGCGTTCTTCAACCAGGGGCAGATCTGCATGTCGACCGAGCGCGTGATCGTCGATCGCAAGGTCGCCGATGCGTTCGTCGCACGGCTGGTCGCCAAGGCGCGCACGCTGAAGGCCGGCAACCCGGCCGCGCCGGGCGTCGTGCTCGGCACGCTGGAAAGCGCGGCGGCCGCGCAGCGGATCGCCGCGATGGTCGCCGATGCGCACGCGCACGGCGCCGCGCTGCCGCTCGGCTGCGAGGTCGACGGCGCGGTGATGCAGCCGACCATCGTCGACGGCGTCACGCGCGAGATGCAGCTCTACGCCGACGAATCGTTCGGGCCGGTGGTGACCGTGCAGCGCGTCGACGGCGACGAAGCGGCGCTCGCGGCCGCGAACGACAGCGAATACGGTTTGTCGGCTGCGGTGTTCAGCCGCGACATCGCGCGCGCGATGCAGCTCGCGAAGCGGATCGAATCGGGCATCTGCCACATCAACGGGCCGACCGTGCACGACGAGGCGCAGATGCCGTTCGGCGGCGTGAAGGCGAGCGGCTACGGCCGGTTCGGCAGCAAGGCGTCGATCGCCGAGTTCACCGACCTGCGCTGGATCACCGTCCAGACCACGCCGCGCCATTACCCGATTTGA
- a CDS encoding p-hydroxycinnamoyl CoA hydratase/lyase: protein MGYEGRWKTVKVEVAGGIAWVTLNRPEKRNAMSPTLNTEMIDVLEAIELDADAQVLVLTGEGDAWTAGMDLKEYFREIDAGPEILQEKIRRDASRWQWQLLRMYAKPTIAMVNGWCFGGGFSPLVACDLAIAADEAVFGLSEINWGIPPGNLVSKAMADTVGHREALYYIMTGDTFTGQQAARMGLVNKSVPRAQLRDEVRALAAKLLDKNPVVIRNAKHGFKRCRELTWEQNEDYLYAKLDQANYRDPEGGREQGLKQFLDDKSIKPGLQAYKR from the coding sequence ATGGGTTACGAAGGGCGCTGGAAAACGGTGAAGGTCGAGGTCGCGGGCGGCATCGCATGGGTGACGCTGAACCGTCCGGAAAAGCGCAACGCGATGAGCCCGACGCTGAACACGGAGATGATCGACGTGCTCGAGGCGATCGAGCTCGACGCCGACGCGCAGGTGCTGGTGCTGACCGGCGAAGGCGATGCATGGACGGCCGGGATGGACCTGAAGGAGTACTTCCGCGAGATCGACGCGGGCCCGGAAATCCTGCAGGAGAAGATTCGCCGCGACGCGAGCCGCTGGCAGTGGCAATTGCTGCGCATGTACGCGAAGCCGACGATCGCGATGGTCAACGGCTGGTGCTTCGGCGGCGGATTCTCGCCGCTGGTCGCCTGCGACCTCGCGATCGCGGCCGACGAGGCGGTGTTCGGGCTGTCGGAAATCAACTGGGGCATCCCGCCGGGCAACCTCGTCAGCAAGGCGATGGCGGACACCGTCGGGCACCGCGAGGCGCTCTACTACATCATGACCGGCGATACGTTCACCGGCCAGCAGGCCGCGCGGATGGGGCTCGTCAACAAGAGCGTGCCGCGCGCGCAGCTGCGTGACGAAGTGCGCGCGCTCGCCGCGAAGCTGCTCGACAAGAACCCGGTCGTGATCCGCAACGCGAAGCACGGCTTCAAGCGCTGCCGCGAGCTGACCTGGGAGCAGAACGAGGACTACCTGTACGCGAAGCTCGACCAGGCCAACTATCGCGACCCGGAAGGCGGGCGCGAGCAGGGCCTCAAGCAGTTCCTCGACGACAAGAGCATCAAGCCGGGCCTGCAGGCGTACAAGCGCTGA
- a CDS encoding 4-hydroxyphenyl-beta-ketoacyl-CoA hydrolase — translation MDIDNLIAIDTHVHAEVSCCQPPDLFAKAFDDAADKYFGTVLKQGRRPTIPETIAYYRERRIGFVMFTVDCESNIGRRRIPNEEIAQFAQDNADVMIAFASIDPHKGRLGAREARRLIEEHGVRGFKFHPTMQGCFPNDRLAYPVYEVIAEYGLPAVFHSGHSGMGSGMRGGGGLRLKYSEPIHLDDVAADFPDMKIVIAHPSWPWQEQALSIALHKPNVYIDLSGWSPKYFSPELVKYANTLLRHKVLFASDFPLIRPDRWLEDFHGAGFRPDVHPLILKDNAVALLALRQEAAQA, via the coding sequence TTGGACATCGACAACCTGATCGCCATCGACACGCACGTGCACGCCGAAGTGTCGTGCTGCCAGCCGCCGGACCTGTTCGCGAAGGCGTTCGACGACGCGGCCGACAAGTATTTCGGCACGGTGCTGAAGCAGGGCCGCCGGCCGACGATTCCGGAGACGATCGCGTATTACCGCGAGCGCCGGATCGGCTTCGTGATGTTCACCGTCGATTGCGAGAGCAACATCGGGCGGCGGCGCATTCCGAACGAGGAGATCGCGCAATTCGCGCAGGACAACGCGGACGTGATGATCGCGTTCGCGAGCATCGACCCGCACAAGGGCCGCCTCGGCGCGCGCGAAGCGCGCCGGCTGATCGAGGAACACGGCGTGCGCGGCTTCAAGTTCCATCCGACGATGCAGGGATGCTTTCCGAACGACCGGCTCGCGTATCCGGTCTACGAGGTGATCGCCGAATACGGGCTGCCGGCCGTGTTCCACAGCGGGCATTCGGGAATGGGGTCGGGGATGCGCGGCGGCGGCGGGCTGCGTCTGAAGTATTCCGAACCGATCCATCTCGACGACGTCGCCGCCGACTTCCCCGACATGAAGATCGTGATCGCGCACCCGTCGTGGCCGTGGCAGGAACAGGCGCTGTCGATCGCGCTGCACAAGCCGAACGTGTACATCGACCTGTCCGGCTGGTCGCCGAAGTATTTCTCGCCGGAACTCGTCAAATACGCGAACACGTTGCTCAGGCACAAGGTGCTGTTCGCGTCCGATTTCCCGCTGATCCGGCCGGACCGCTGGCTGGAAGACTTTCACGGCGCCGGGTTCCGGCCCGACGTGCATCCGCTGATCCTGAAGGACAACGCGGTCGCGCTGCTGGCGCTGCGTCAGGAAGCGGCGCAGGCGTGA
- a CDS encoding SMP-30/gluconolactonase/LRE family protein has translation MQQTHPGAAAQLLVDSRNTLGEGATWCDATHTLYWTDIEGARLWRCRADGSELAQWPMPERLACFALTQESDVLLVGLATHLAFFDLRSGTFTRIVDVEPDLPTRLNDGRCDPFGAFVFGMKDEGGEPPRALGGFYRLDADLTLERLALPPAAIANSIAFSPDGAKMYFCDSLVREIFVCDYRAGGDVANVRAFARLTDAHGDPDGSTVDRDGGLWNAQWGGRRVVRYGPDGVETDRVAVPTAQPSCAALDGEGRLYVTSARVGLDDAALADDAAAGGVFVAATRYAGLPTARFAGKRAR, from the coding sequence ATGCAACAGACTCATCCGGGCGCGGCGGCCCAGCTGCTGGTGGACAGCCGCAATACGCTCGGCGAAGGCGCGACGTGGTGCGACGCGACGCACACGCTGTACTGGACGGACATCGAAGGCGCGCGGCTGTGGCGCTGCCGCGCGGACGGCTCCGAACTCGCGCAGTGGCCGATGCCCGAACGGCTCGCGTGCTTCGCGCTCACGCAGGAGTCCGACGTGCTGCTGGTCGGGCTCGCGACCCATCTCGCGTTCTTCGATCTGCGCAGCGGCACGTTCACGCGGATCGTCGACGTCGAGCCCGATCTGCCGACGCGGCTGAACGACGGCCGCTGCGATCCATTCGGTGCGTTCGTGTTCGGCATGAAGGACGAGGGCGGCGAGCCGCCGCGCGCGCTCGGCGGGTTCTACCGGCTCGATGCCGATCTCACGCTTGAGCGGCTCGCGTTGCCGCCCGCGGCGATCGCGAACAGCATCGCGTTCTCGCCGGACGGCGCGAAGATGTACTTCTGCGATTCGCTGGTGCGCGAGATCTTCGTCTGCGATTACCGCGCGGGCGGCGACGTGGCCAACGTGCGCGCGTTCGCGCGGCTGACCGATGCGCACGGCGATCCTGACGGCTCGACGGTCGACCGCGACGGCGGGCTGTGGAACGCGCAGTGGGGCGGCAGGCGCGTGGTGCGCTACGGGCCGGACGGCGTCGAGACCGACCGCGTCGCCGTGCCGACCGCGCAGCCGAGCTGCGCGGCGCTCGACGGCGAGGGCCGGCTGTACGTGACCAGCGCGCGCGTCGGGCTCGACGACGCGGCGCTCGCCGACGATGCCGCAGCCGGCGGCGTGTTCGTCGCCGCGACGCGCTACGCGGGGCTGCCGACCGCGCGCTTCGCGGGCAAGCGCGCGCGCTGA
- the araH gene encoding L-arabinose ABC transporter permease AraH: MSQAMQPQRSSPSPDSAAAAVPPRARGGAWQLINRSGIVMVFIMLFAVLSATVPDFLTPRNIQGLLLSVTLIGSIAVTMMFVLALGEVDLSVASIVAFSGVVASTLITATHSVVLGVVAGVLAGGAVGLVNGVLIARWRINSLIVTLAMMEVVRGLAFITSNGDAVMISEERFFDLGGGSFLGISYPIWSNIVGFVVFGFLLRKTVFGKNVLAVGGNGEAALLAGLPVMRIKIMVFVLQGLVTGFAGVMLASRMSLGDPKTSVGLELGVISACVLGGVSLTGGVATISGVLVGVLIMGSVQDAMSLLNVPTFYQYLIRGGILLLAVLFDQYRRNQRRAMKM; the protein is encoded by the coding sequence ATGAGCCAGGCAATGCAACCCCAACGTAGTTCTCCGTCCCCCGATTCCGCGGCCGCGGCCGTACCGCCGCGCGCGCGCGGCGGCGCGTGGCAATTGATCAACCGCTCCGGCATCGTGATGGTGTTCATCATGCTGTTCGCGGTGCTGTCCGCGACCGTGCCGGACTTCCTCACGCCGCGCAACATCCAGGGCCTGCTGCTGTCGGTCACGCTGATCGGCTCGATCGCGGTGACGATGATGTTCGTGCTCGCGCTCGGCGAAGTCGACCTGTCGGTCGCGTCGATCGTCGCGTTCTCGGGCGTCGTCGCCTCGACGCTCATCACGGCGACGCACAGCGTCGTGCTCGGCGTCGTGGCCGGCGTGCTCGCGGGCGGCGCGGTCGGGCTCGTCAACGGCGTGCTGATCGCGCGCTGGCGCATCAACTCGCTGATCGTCACGCTCGCGATGATGGAGGTCGTGCGCGGCCTCGCGTTCATCACGTCGAACGGCGATGCGGTGATGATCTCCGAGGAGCGCTTCTTCGATCTCGGCGGCGGCTCGTTCCTCGGCATCTCGTATCCGATCTGGAGCAACATCGTCGGCTTCGTCGTGTTCGGCTTCCTGCTGCGCAAGACGGTGTTCGGCAAGAACGTGCTGGCCGTCGGCGGCAACGGCGAGGCCGCGCTGCTCGCCGGGCTGCCGGTGATGCGCATCAAGATCATGGTGTTCGTGCTGCAGGGGCTCGTGACCGGCTTCGCCGGCGTGATGCTCGCGTCGCGGATGAGCCTCGGCGACCCGAAAACGTCGGTCGGCCTCGAACTGGGCGTGATCTCCGCGTGCGTGCTCGGCGGCGTGTCGCTGACGGGCGGCGTCGCGACGATCTCCGGCGTGCTGGTCGGCGTGCTGATCATGGGCTCGGTGCAGGACGCGATGAGCCTGCTGAACGTGCCGACCTTTTACCAATATCTGATACGCGGCGGAATTCTGTTGCTCGCGGTGCTGTTCGACCAGTATCGTCGCAACCAGCGGCGCGCGATGAAGATGTGA